A window of the Synechococcus sp. M16.1 genome harbors these coding sequences:
- a CDS encoding thioredoxin family protein, giving the protein MALTPSTMPALGTGLPNFDLPQVTGGRLSSRSLDQRPVLLMVLCAHCPFVKHVEPEITQLDHDFSNAVQLVGVSSNSLITHPQDGPEQLAEQARQHGWSFPYLLDEQQTLARALRAACTPEFYLFSPDGEGLQSLRYRGQLDDSRPGNDQPLDGRDLRAALEAVLKGSLVNPDQTASVGCNVKWSPGREPEWFG; this is encoded by the coding sequence ATGGCCCTGACACCATCCACGATGCCGGCGCTGGGAACAGGCCTGCCTAATTTTGATCTTCCCCAGGTCACCGGCGGCCGGCTGAGCAGCAGGTCTCTGGACCAACGGCCCGTGCTGCTGATGGTGCTTTGTGCCCATTGCCCCTTTGTGAAACATGTGGAGCCCGAAATCACTCAGCTGGACCACGACTTCAGCAATGCGGTGCAGCTGGTGGGCGTCAGCAGCAACAGCCTGATCACCCACCCCCAGGACGGGCCGGAACAACTGGCGGAGCAGGCCCGGCAGCACGGCTGGAGCTTCCCTTACCTGCTGGATGAGCAGCAAACCCTGGCCCGAGCGCTCAGGGCCGCCTGCACGCCGGAGTTCTACCTGTTCTCACCGGATGGCGAAGGCCTGCAGAGCCTGCGCTATCGCGGCCAATTGGACGACAGCCGACCCGGCAACGATCAGCCCCTCGATGGTCGTGACCTGCGGGCCGCCCTCGAGGCCGTGCTGAAAGGATCTTTGGTGAATCCAGACCAAACCGCCTCGGTGGGCTGCAATGTGAAGTGGAGCCCCGGACGCGAGCCGGAGTGGTTCGGCTGA
- a CDS encoding FAD-binding domain-containing protein, which produces MPSAASPPINGDLPRQFASRDALNTLLAQEFPGAEGELSPIRGGREAAEDKLRRIDARRYAKSRNHLKGAVTGLSPYIRHGVLTLAEVRDSVFARIRNRDEGGKLINELGWRDFWQRMWLDLGDGIHDDQEPFKTGHDAGAYARELPADVRAGSTGLACMDGFRDQLVTTGWLHNHARMWMAAWLVHWRRVHWKAGADWFLEHLLDGDPASNHLSWQWVASTFSHKPYFFNRGNLERYSDGHYCDSCPSANSCPFEGSYDQLESQLFAPMPAIRETGNNRNQQRNRQRRSSGGASAALARPKR; this is translated from the coding sequence GTGCCCAGCGCTGCGTCACCCCCGATCAACGGCGACCTGCCGCGGCAATTCGCGTCCCGCGATGCCCTCAACACCCTGTTGGCGCAAGAGTTCCCAGGGGCGGAGGGGGAACTCAGCCCGATCCGCGGTGGGCGTGAAGCAGCCGAAGACAAACTGCGGCGCATTGACGCAAGGCGCTACGCCAAAAGTCGCAATCACCTCAAGGGTGCGGTCACCGGGCTGTCGCCCTACATCCGTCACGGCGTGCTGACCCTCGCGGAGGTGCGCGATTCAGTGTTTGCACGGATCCGCAACCGCGATGAGGGCGGAAAGTTGATCAACGAACTCGGCTGGCGGGACTTCTGGCAACGGATGTGGCTCGATCTGGGGGATGGCATCCATGACGATCAGGAACCGTTCAAAACAGGCCATGACGCCGGGGCCTATGCCCGGGAACTGCCGGCTGATGTGCGCGCAGGCAGCACAGGGCTGGCCTGCATGGATGGCTTCCGCGATCAACTGGTGACGACCGGCTGGCTGCACAATCACGCCCGCATGTGGATGGCCGCCTGGCTCGTGCACTGGCGACGGGTGCACTGGAAAGCCGGAGCCGACTGGTTCCTGGAGCACCTGCTGGATGGCGATCCGGCCAGCAACCATCTGAGCTGGCAATGGGTGGCCAGCACATTCAGCCACAAGCCCTACTTCTTCAACCGCGGCAACCTGGAGCGCTACAGCGACGGGCATTACTGCGACAGCTGCCCCAGCGCAAACAGCTGCCCATTCGAAGGCAGCTACGACCAACTGGAGAGCCAGCTGTTCGCCCCGATGCCGGCCATACGGGAGACCGGCAACAACCGCAACCAGCAGCGCAACCGCCAACGCCGGAGCAGCGGAGGCGCCAGTGCCGCCCTGGCCCGTCCCAAGCGATAA
- the fabI gene encoding enoyl-ACP reductase FabI — translation MLLDLTGKKILVTGIANNRSIAWGIAQQLKAAGAELGITYLPDDKGRFEAKVRELTAPLEPSLFLPLNVQDADQMAEVFGEIKEKWGVLDGLVHCLAFAGKEELIGDYSATTAEGFARSLDISAYSLAPLCAHAKPLFSEKAGVITLSYLGAERAIPNYNVMGVAKAALEASVRYLAAELGPEKQVRVNAISAGPIRTLASSAIGGILEMIHNVEEKAPLRRTVTQMEVGGTAAFLLSDLASGISGQTIYVDAGYCVTGM, via the coding sequence ATGCTGCTTGATCTCACCGGCAAGAAGATTCTCGTCACCGGCATCGCCAACAACCGTTCGATTGCCTGGGGCATCGCTCAGCAGCTGAAGGCGGCCGGTGCTGAACTCGGCATCACGTATCTGCCTGACGACAAGGGCCGCTTTGAGGCCAAGGTGCGCGAACTCACCGCTCCCCTCGAGCCCAGCCTGTTCCTGCCTTTGAATGTGCAGGATGCCGACCAGATGGCTGAGGTCTTCGGCGAGATCAAGGAGAAGTGGGGCGTGCTCGACGGGCTGGTGCACTGCCTGGCCTTTGCTGGCAAGGAAGAGCTGATCGGTGACTACAGCGCCACCACCGCTGAAGGTTTTGCCCGTTCCCTCGACATCAGCGCTTATTCCCTGGCCCCCCTCTGCGCCCATGCCAAGCCGCTGTTCAGCGAGAAGGCCGGTGTGATCACGCTCTCCTACCTCGGTGCTGAGCGGGCGATCCCCAACTACAACGTGATGGGCGTCGCCAAGGCGGCTCTGGAGGCTTCTGTTCGCTATCTCGCGGCAGAGCTGGGTCCCGAAAAGCAAGTGCGCGTCAATGCCATCAGCGCCGGCCCAATCCGCACCCTGGCCAGCTCCGCCATCGGCGGCATTCTCGAGATGATCCACAACGTGGAGGAGAAGGCTCCTCTGCGCCGCACCGTCACCCAGATGGAAGTGGGTGGTACCGCTGCCTTCTTGCTCAGCGATCTGGCCAGCGGCATCTCCGGTCAGACCATCTACGTGGATGCGGGCTACTGCGTCACCGGAATGTGA
- the hisB gene encoding imidazoleglycerol-phosphate dehydratase HisB has product MARQGTIHRVTGETDVKVRLDLDGSGQCQASTGVPFLDHMLHQISSHGLIDLEINAVGDTHIDDHHTNEDVGIAVGQALAQALGDRRGIHRFGHFVAPLDEALVQVALDCSGRPHLSYSLEIPSQKIGTYDTELVKEFFVAVVNNSGLTLHIRQLDGANSHHIVEACFKAFARALRMATEVDPRRAGAIPSSKGVLEQAGAS; this is encoded by the coding sequence ATGGCACGTCAGGGAACGATCCATCGGGTCACCGGTGAAACCGATGTGAAGGTGCGGCTGGATCTGGACGGCTCCGGCCAGTGCCAGGCCAGTACTGGTGTGCCGTTTCTCGACCACATGCTTCATCAGATCAGTAGCCACGGCCTAATCGATCTGGAAATCAATGCGGTGGGAGACACCCACATCGACGATCACCACACCAATGAGGACGTGGGCATTGCCGTGGGGCAGGCCCTGGCCCAGGCCCTGGGGGACCGGCGCGGAATTCATCGCTTCGGTCACTTCGTGGCACCGCTGGATGAGGCCCTGGTGCAGGTGGCCCTGGATTGTTCCGGTCGCCCCCATCTCAGCTACAGCCTCGAGATTCCCAGCCAGAAGATCGGCACGTACGACACCGAGCTGGTGAAGGAGTTCTTCGTGGCGGTGGTCAACAACAGCGGGCTGACCCTCCACATCCGTCAGCTGGATGGGGCCAACTCCCACCACATCGTTGAAGCCTGCTTCAAGGCCTTTGCCCGGGCCCTGCGCATGGCCACGGAGGTGGATCCACGCCGGGCCGGCGCCATCCCCAGCAGCAAAGGGGTGCTGGAGCAGGCCGGCGCCAGCTGA
- a CDS encoding carotenoid oxygenase family protein, protein MTVAPARSYDRSDWASSFVNVEQELTDVALTPVRGTVPTELQGTFYRNGPGRLERDGHRVHHPFDGDGMIAAMRFENGSVCLSNRFVRTEGWLAEEKAGKVLYRGVFGSQKPGGRLANAFDLRLKNIANTNVVRLGDQLLALWEAAEPHALDPRSLETRGLSRLDGVLKKGEAFSAHPRFDPGHNGRPRMVTFGVKTGPRSTIRLMEFATDGPDAGTLLHDRSDSFPGFAFLHDFAITPNWAVFLQNAIAFNPLPFVTGEKGAAQCLASQPGGKGRFWLIPRDSGRFAGQKPRILEAPDGFVFHHLNAFEDGDHVVVESIVYDDFPSIGPDEDFAEVNFDTVPEGILHRCRLDLSRESVQTERISERTCEFAMVNPKRQGLSARFAWMAVAERERGNDPLQAIQKLDLDSGETHTWSAAPRGFVSEPLMVRRPGAEAEDDGWVLDLVWNGARAASDLVILNARDLSEVAVFELPLAVPHGLHGSWAPIS, encoded by the coding sequence GTGACCGTCGCCCCCGCCCGCAGCTACGACCGCAGCGACTGGGCCAGTTCCTTTGTGAACGTTGAGCAGGAACTCACCGATGTGGCGCTGACCCCGGTGCGTGGAACGGTTCCGACGGAGCTTCAGGGCACCTTTTATCGCAATGGCCCCGGGCGGCTTGAGCGGGATGGGCATCGGGTGCATCACCCCTTCGACGGCGACGGCATGATTGCGGCGATGCGGTTTGAGAACGGCAGCGTCTGCCTCAGCAACCGTTTTGTGCGTACTGAGGGTTGGCTGGCGGAGGAGAAGGCCGGCAAGGTGCTCTACCGCGGCGTGTTCGGCAGTCAGAAGCCGGGTGGTCGGCTGGCCAATGCCTTTGACCTGCGCTTGAAGAACATCGCCAACACCAATGTGGTGCGTCTGGGTGATCAGCTGTTGGCCCTCTGGGAGGCGGCGGAACCCCATGCGCTCGATCCCCGCAGCCTGGAGACCCGCGGCCTGTCGCGCCTCGATGGTGTCTTGAAAAAGGGCGAGGCTTTCAGTGCTCACCCCCGCTTCGACCCCGGCCACAACGGACGGCCCCGCATGGTCACCTTCGGGGTTAAGACCGGGCCCCGCAGCACCATCCGTCTGATGGAGTTCGCCACCGATGGCCCGGACGCCGGCACCTTGCTGCACGACCGTTCCGACAGCTTCCCCGGCTTCGCCTTCCTCCACGATTTCGCCATCACCCCCAACTGGGCGGTGTTCCTCCAGAACGCCATCGCCTTTAATCCCTTGCCGTTTGTGACCGGCGAAAAGGGTGCGGCCCAGTGCTTGGCATCTCAACCCGGCGGCAAGGGGCGCTTCTGGCTGATCCCCCGCGATTCCGGCCGCTTCGCCGGTCAGAAGCCCCGCATTCTCGAAGCTCCCGACGGTTTCGTCTTCCATCACCTCAATGCCTTTGAGGATGGCGATCACGTCGTGGTGGAGAGCATCGTCTACGACGATTTCCCGTCCATCGGACCTGATGAGGATTTCGCTGAGGTGAATTTCGACACGGTGCCGGAGGGAATCCTGCACCGTTGTCGCCTCGACCTCAGTCGGGAATCGGTGCAGACCGAGCGGATCAGCGAGCGCACCTGTGAGTTCGCTATGGTCAATCCCAAGCGTCAGGGCCTCAGCGCCCGCTTCGCCTGGATGGCGGTGGCGGAGCGGGAGAGGGGCAACGATCCGTTGCAGGCCATCCAGAAACTTGATCTGGATTCCGGGGAGACCCACACCTGGAGTGCGGCGCCCAGGGGCTTTGTGAGTGAGCCGTTGATGGTGCGTCGTCCCGGTGCTGAGGCAGAGGACGACGGCTGGGTGCTCGATCTGGTGTGGAACGGGGCCCGGGCCGCATCCGATCTGGTGATCCTCAACGCCCGTGATCTGTCGGAGGTGGCGGTGTTTGAGCTGCCGTTGGCCGTTCCCCATGGCCTGCACGGGAGCTGGGCACCCATCAGCTGA
- a CDS encoding BCCT family transporter has product MSDTPANQRSWWRQPPLWVGAAPLLIFLLVSAIDLALAKQFTDNGKAVISDALGGVWQWMVMLLFLIALILAISPVGKLRLGGAESKPSLKFFDWCAVLICTLLAGGGVFWSAAEPLYHFQTPSPVFAGVEGSTAAAVDPALAVSFLHWGFLAWALVATTTTITFSILERRGEPLRPRALLVNIVPRSWVDGPLGHLADGLSVVAAIAGTVGPLGFLSLQLSNAAGQLPWLSDSAGLQSLVVVLLTAVFATSTVSGIQKGIKWLSELNVWLTLAMAAGLLLLGPGLWLMQHFFSGFITYLIHLPQMALTPNAVPANWVNGWTVFYWGWFLGYAPLMGLFTAGVSRGRSIRELVLAVAIFCPIVTNLWFTLLGGTGLHLELAGGGISEALAQNGAAAALLTILSQLPLAGLLIPVGLVLVVLFMCTSADSMSYAAAMVVSGRNEPPALLRLFWALMIGSLTLVLLRIGSGLGDSTSIDALQAFIVITAVPVTPLVLATLWSAPRLAWREAKREGLS; this is encoded by the coding sequence ATGTCTGACACCCCCGCGAACCAGCGCTCCTGGTGGCGCCAGCCCCCCCTCTGGGTGGGGGCTGCTCCCCTGCTGATCTTTCTGCTGGTGTCGGCCATCGACCTGGCGCTGGCCAAGCAATTCACCGACAACGGCAAAGCCGTGATCAGTGATGCCCTCGGCGGGGTTTGGCAATGGATGGTGATGCTGCTGTTTCTGATCGCGCTGATCCTGGCCATCAGCCCAGTCGGCAAACTCCGGCTTGGAGGCGCGGAGAGCAAGCCCAGTCTCAAATTCTTCGACTGGTGCGCAGTGCTGATCTGCACCCTGCTGGCGGGGGGTGGTGTGTTCTGGTCGGCAGCCGAACCGCTCTACCACTTCCAGACCCCATCACCGGTGTTTGCGGGGGTCGAGGGCAGCACAGCCGCAGCGGTGGATCCCGCCCTGGCGGTGAGTTTTCTGCACTGGGGCTTCCTCGCCTGGGCCCTGGTGGCCACAACCACCACGATCACCTTCTCGATCCTGGAGCGACGCGGTGAACCCCTGCGTCCCCGCGCGCTGCTGGTGAACATCGTGCCGCGCAGCTGGGTGGATGGTCCGCTCGGTCACCTGGCGGATGGATTGTCTGTGGTGGCGGCGATCGCCGGCACGGTTGGCCCCTTGGGTTTCCTCTCGCTGCAGCTCAGCAATGCCGCAGGGCAACTGCCCTGGCTCAGCGACAGTGCCGGCCTGCAATCCCTGGTGGTGGTGCTGCTGACCGCCGTCTTCGCGACCTCCACCGTCAGCGGCATTCAGAAGGGCATCAAGTGGCTGTCGGAACTCAATGTGTGGCTCACCCTGGCCATGGCGGCGGGCCTGCTGCTTTTGGGCCCGGGCCTCTGGCTGATGCAGCACTTCTTCAGCGGCTTCATCACATACCTGATCCACCTGCCTCAGATGGCCCTCACTCCCAATGCCGTGCCGGCGAACTGGGTGAACGGCTGGACGGTGTTCTACTGGGGCTGGTTCCTCGGCTATGCGCCCTTGATGGGGCTGTTCACCGCCGGCGTCAGCCGCGGCCGCAGCATCCGTGAGCTGGTGCTGGCGGTGGCCATCTTCTGCCCGATCGTGACCAACCTTTGGTTCACCCTGCTGGGGGGCACCGGATTGCATCTCGAATTGGCGGGGGGCGGCATCAGCGAAGCCCTGGCCCAGAACGGAGCCGCCGCGGCCCTGCTCACCATCCTCAGCCAACTCCCCCTGGCCGGTCTGCTGATTCCGGTCGGCCTGGTGCTGGTGGTGCTGTTCATGTGCACCAGCGCCGACTCAATGAGTTACGCCGCGGCCATGGTGGTGAGCGGCCGCAACGAGCCCCCTGCTCTGCTGCGCCTGTTCTGGGCCTTGATGATCGGCAGCCTCACCTTGGTGCTGCTGCGAATCGGCTCGGGACTGGGGGACAGCACCTCCATCGATGCCCTGCAAGCCTTCATCGTGATCACCGCGGTGCCGGTGACTCCCTTGGTGCTGGCCACCCTCTGGAGCGCGCCAAGGCTGGCCTGGAGGGAAGCCAAGCGCGAAGGACTCAGCTAA
- a CDS encoding FAD-dependent oxidoreductase, whose product MSTPASLPRRAAVVIVGGGMAGLSCAASLARRGVRDVVLLEAQTLAHAKASSYGETRMFREMYSDPVLCRLAQEANRLWREEENHAGQQLRETHGLLFYGESWDEETIEGSIPGARRVMDYQGIPYQALNADQIAARFPLKPKPGFTGLFEPTAGAVRSDRVVAHWINTTRKAGHQLIEHCPVAGLDADGGGVTLESGEHIAAGQLVVACGIWSQLLLAPLGLSPKLEVWPMLWAHYTVDPALADRYPQWFCFQQERGDDGGLYYGFPVLSQTADGRPRIKAGIDWAPKELRVAEPNAMVTEPPARLVELLDTFLFNELEGVQERVETVISPYSMASDVNFVLDRLTPKLSLFAGGSGQAFKFAPLIGDSLARLASEEQPAVDLSCWSHQRAAVRA is encoded by the coding sequence ATGAGCACACCAGCGTCCCTGCCCAGGCGGGCAGCCGTCGTGATTGTTGGCGGCGGCATGGCCGGCCTCAGCTGCGCTGCATCCCTGGCCCGTCGCGGCGTGCGCGATGTGGTGCTGCTGGAAGCTCAGACCCTGGCCCACGCCAAAGCCAGCAGCTATGGCGAAACCCGGATGTTCCGGGAGATGTATTCCGACCCGGTGCTCTGCCGTCTCGCCCAGGAGGCCAACCGCCTCTGGCGCGAGGAAGAAAACCACGCCGGTCAGCAACTGCGGGAGACCCACGGCCTGCTCTTCTACGGCGAAAGCTGGGATGAAGAGACGATCGAGGGGTCGATCCCCGGGGCCCGACGGGTCATGGACTATCAGGGCATCCCCTATCAGGCCCTCAACGCCGACCAGATCGCGGCCCGTTTTCCGCTGAAGCCGAAGCCGGGCTTCACCGGACTGTTCGAGCCCACCGCCGGCGCCGTGCGCAGCGACAGGGTCGTGGCCCACTGGATCAACACCACCCGCAAGGCCGGCCATCAGCTGATCGAGCACTGCCCCGTGGCGGGCCTCGATGCCGATGGCGGTGGCGTCACCCTGGAGAGCGGCGAACACATCGCCGCCGGACAGCTGGTGGTGGCCTGTGGGATCTGGAGCCAGCTGTTGCTGGCTCCTCTTGGCCTCTCACCCAAACTGGAGGTGTGGCCGATGCTCTGGGCCCATTACACCGTCGACCCGGCACTGGCCGATCGCTACCCCCAGTGGTTCTGCTTCCAGCAGGAACGCGGCGATGACGGTGGCCTCTACTACGGATTCCCCGTCCTCAGCCAAACGGCGGATGGCCGCCCCCGGATCAAGGCGGGCATCGACTGGGCTCCGAAGGAGCTGCGCGTCGCCGAACCCAACGCCATGGTGACCGAGCCACCCGCTCGCCTGGTGGAGCTGCTCGACACCTTCCTGTTCAACGAACTGGAGGGTGTGCAGGAGCGGGTGGAGACCGTGATCAGCCCTTACTCCATGGCCAGCGACGTGAACTTCGTGCTGGACCGGCTCACCCCGAAGCTGAGCCTGTTCGCAGGAGGCTCCGGCCAGGCCTTCAAGTTCGCCCCCCTGATCGGTGATTCCCTGGCACGCCTCGCCAGTGAAGAACAACCAGCGGTGGATCTCTCCTGCTGGAGCCACCAACGCGCCGCCGTCCGCGCCTGA
- a CDS encoding Glu/Leu/Phe/Val dehydrogenase dimerization domain-containing protein yields MSSGKKTAPTVSVLAEHVSDHLSVFVVAEDTDAKRPANGGLRVLNYPSDEACIADGQRLAGLMTHKHDLYGTGFAGGKIVARAAEPDAVKDELISVTAELLESLDGAMITGCDLNTSLEDMERLTALTPHVLAAVGSPVDASAATAHGTLGAVEAVLDKDLNDARPGRALVHGCGAVGGTVARHLVEHGWTVFTVDLDREKASFPGATPLPESCAWWELNLDLLLPCSISGLINAEMATALKTPAVVPAANAPFLQPQLADDLRRRGVRVLPDPLVNAGAVIADSIERFSPDAWKDAGAKDVYTFVRDEVRRRASEYLNQREQGLSVGAALEEVAATPSTEPIGLSFGEIE; encoded by the coding sequence ATGAGCAGCGGCAAGAAAACAGCGCCGACCGTGTCGGTGCTGGCGGAACACGTCTCCGACCACCTCTCGGTGTTCGTGGTGGCGGAAGACACCGATGCCAAGCGCCCCGCCAACGGAGGCCTGCGGGTGCTCAATTACCCGAGCGATGAGGCCTGCATCGCAGACGGCCAGCGGCTGGCGGGGTTGATGACCCACAAGCACGATCTTTACGGCACCGGTTTCGCCGGCGGCAAGATCGTTGCCCGGGCCGCTGAGCCCGATGCCGTCAAGGATGAGCTGATCAGCGTCACCGCCGAGCTGCTGGAGTCGCTTGACGGCGCGATGATCACCGGCTGCGATCTCAACACCAGCCTGGAGGACATGGAGCGTCTGACGGCGCTCACCCCCCATGTGCTGGCGGCGGTCGGCAGCCCTGTGGACGCCAGTGCCGCCACCGCCCACGGCACCCTCGGCGCTGTGGAGGCCGTTTTGGACAAGGACCTCAACGACGCCCGCCCAGGCCGGGCCCTCGTGCACGGCTGCGGTGCCGTTGGCGGCACCGTTGCCCGCCATCTCGTCGAGCACGGTTGGACCGTGTTCACCGTGGATCTGGACCGCGAGAAAGCCAGTTTTCCCGGCGCAACGCCGCTGCCGGAGAGCTGTGCTTGGTGGGAACTGAACCTCGACCTGCTGCTGCCCTGCTCGATCTCCGGATTGATCAACGCCGAAATGGCGACGGCGCTGAAAACCCCCGCCGTGGTGCCTGCCGCCAATGCCCCCTTCCTGCAACCCCAACTGGCGGATGACCTGCGTCGCCGCGGTGTGCGGGTGCTGCCGGACCCCCTGGTGAATGCAGGAGCTGTGATCGCCGACTCAATCGAGCGGTTCTCCCCCGACGCCTGGAAAGACGCTGGTGCCAAGGACGTCTATACCTTCGTTCGCGATGAGGTGCGCCGACGGGCCAGCGAGTATCTGAATCAGCGCGAACAGGGCCTGTCTGTGGGTGCAGCCCTTGAGGAGGTGGCTGCAACACCCTCCACCGAGCCCATCGGCCTCAGCTTTGGAGAAATCGAATGA
- a CDS encoding SAM-dependent methyltransferase produces MAIAMTTGYSAQTEGALLCIEAASDWALTCVNQLAVADSHVLIDYGAADGGTAVGLWNQVLDRLHANQPKAHLTLIGNDLPSNDNLALANNLALQIPRDPKPTVLVSARSFYEPSVAPNSVSFGFSATAMHWLSASPGPLNSHTHVLASGDADALQRFTAQAMKDWNHILELRSRELKLGGRLLTVNLSRDEAGLYLGHNGGETRNVHDQLHQIWRGMAEEGLISQEQYQQGTVLNFYKSPEEFMAPLKDESSAAYRNGLRLVDERTVYVKCPYRRRWNENGDTATFAAGLMATIRSWSRHSFASAAGDTAADTVFERLQQRIAEAPSEWSLDYVEHHQMMEKVA; encoded by the coding sequence ATGGCCATCGCCATGACCACGGGTTACAGCGCGCAGACCGAGGGCGCTCTTCTGTGCATCGAAGCCGCCTCGGACTGGGCCCTGACTTGTGTGAATCAACTGGCTGTTGCTGACAGCCATGTCCTGATCGATTACGGAGCTGCCGATGGTGGAACCGCCGTTGGGCTCTGGAACCAGGTGCTGGATCGCCTGCATGCCAACCAGCCGAAGGCCCACCTGACGTTGATCGGCAACGACCTGCCGAGCAACGACAACCTTGCTTTGGCCAACAACCTGGCCCTGCAGATCCCCCGGGATCCGAAACCAACGGTGCTGGTGAGTGCCCGCAGCTTCTACGAGCCCTCCGTGGCGCCGAACTCGGTGAGCTTCGGTTTTTCCGCCACGGCAATGCACTGGCTGAGCGCCTCCCCCGGCCCCCTGAACAGCCACACCCATGTGTTGGCGTCCGGTGATGCCGACGCGCTTCAGCGCTTCACCGCCCAGGCGATGAAGGACTGGAACCACATCCTCGAGCTGCGCAGCCGCGAACTGAAGCTGGGCGGCCGCCTGCTGACGGTGAATCTCTCCCGTGATGAAGCAGGGCTCTATCTCGGCCACAACGGCGGCGAAACCCGCAACGTGCACGACCAGCTGCACCAGATCTGGCGGGGCATGGCCGAGGAAGGCCTGATCAGCCAGGAGCAGTACCAACAAGGCACAGTTCTCAACTTCTACAAGTCCCCCGAGGAGTTCATGGCTCCGCTGAAGGACGAGAGCAGCGCCGCCTACCGCAACGGCCTGCGGCTGGTGGACGAGCGCACCGTTTACGTGAAGTGCCCTTACCGACGCCGCTGGAACGAGAACGGTGACACGGCGACTTTCGCCGCCGGATTGATGGCGACGATCCGCAGCTGGAGCCGCCACAGCTTCGCCAGTGCTGCCGGCGACACCGCAGCAGACACGGTGTTCGAGCGGCTGCAGCAGCGCATCGCCGAAGCCCCCAGCGAATGGAGCCTCGACTACGTCGAGCACCACCAGATGATGGAGAAGGTGGCCTGA
- the rdgB gene encoding RdgB/HAM1 family non-canonical purine NTP pyrophosphatase, producing MKTLVIASGNAGKIREFQGLLQALPVSVQPQPEGLEVEETGTTFAANARLKAQAVAAATGEWALADDSGLSVDALDGAPGVHSARYAPTDPKRIARLLKALNGSDQRQAYFCAALCVAAPDGTILLEVEGRCDGLITAAPRGDQGFGYDPIFEVAGTSRTFAEMPLAEKKQHGHRGKAFSLLEPKLRQLIEAS from the coding sequence ATGAAGACCCTTGTGATCGCCAGCGGCAACGCCGGCAAGATTCGTGAATTCCAGGGTCTGCTGCAGGCCCTGCCCGTCAGCGTGCAACCCCAGCCAGAAGGCTTGGAGGTGGAGGAGACGGGCACCACCTTTGCCGCCAATGCCCGGCTCAAAGCTCAAGCGGTTGCCGCCGCCACAGGGGAATGGGCCCTGGCCGACGATTCAGGCCTCAGCGTTGATGCGCTTGATGGCGCTCCGGGTGTTCATTCCGCCCGCTACGCCCCCACCGACCCGAAACGCATTGCCCGGCTGCTGAAGGCCCTGAACGGCTCAGACCAACGCCAGGCCTATTTCTGCGCCGCGCTCTGTGTCGCCGCCCCAGACGGCACGATCCTGCTGGAGGTGGAAGGCCGCTGCGACGGCTTGATCACGGCCGCACCCCGGGGAGATCAGGGTTTCGGCTACGACCCGATCTTCGAAGTTGCTGGAACCAGCCGCACCTTCGCTGAGATGCCGTTGGCGGAGAAAAAGCAGCACGGCCACCGCGGCAAAGCCTTCAGCCTCCTGGAACCCAAGTTGCGCCAGTTGATCGAAGCAAGCTGA